Within the Candidatus Cloacimonadota bacterium genome, the region CAAACCCTGATGCAGAGTACGTTATAAGCCATTCTCCCTACTTTCTCCCTACTGGATTGATTTGTGAATTTATACAAAAGGGAGGGGTTTCTCCCTCCCTTTGACAGGTCATTTTTGGACCCATGATTCCATGATAAGGTCATTCAACACATACACTTTTCCAGTTTTGCCATTTTTCAGTCTCACGGCTTCCACGGTCAACGCCTCCCTTTCTATCAAGGACTCCGTCACTTCGCGGAACTCCCTCTTTTTCATATGGGAAGCATTCATCAACTGGGAATGGCTTGCCCTGCCATTGTATTTGTTCCGGAATGACGTGGTGGGCTGGCGTAGAGCGAGGAACGAGCATCGACGACAGCAATGAATGACTCTTCCAATGTTTCCTGCCGTTCATTCCGTTGAACTTCCTGCCGTCCATGCTCACGTGTTCGCTGTACGCCAGGCTCCACCAGCATGGACGCCAGGGGGGTCTGGATTCCGGGTCAAGCCCGGAATGACGTGGTGGGGCCGCGCTTATATGTGGGCCTTTTTCTATCCACGAATTAAGACCTTTGCACATAAGTCGCGGAAGTTAAATCCAGACCATGAAGCGAATGCCCCCGACGCTCAATTGCAATGATGAATAGTTCTTGGGGAACACTCAGACTACAATGGATTGGAAGATTTCCCAGCTATTAATAAAATACTGGAAATTCTTAAACGGGGAGACAGATACAACCACTTTATGACAGATGCACGGCGCCCGTCTGGAGCGTCAGATGGAAAACTATCCGTCATGATCTGATCAACACACCCAACCATTGCATCCTTATTCAGTCCTAAGTTACACCAGATCAGGAAATTGCTTTGGGTTGGATGGTGTCTGACTGGCAGGGTGAATGAACGCCGCTAAAAGATAGGCTGGAAAAAATCCCCACGAAAAAAGGCGGGAGCTGGTCCCGCCTTGTATGTATCCAATTATTGGAGATTAGACGATGTGGCCTTTTCCCACGCCGCGGACCTGGCATCCAAGCCGTTTACACTCAGCTATTTTCTCGTCAGAGAGGAAGTTCGAGCAGTCCACGATCAGGGGTTTGGTACCGCAGATGGCCAGCACTTCGGCCGGGGAGAGGTCCTTATACTGGTCGTGCCCCACGGCGAAGACCACCACGTCGGCACCGGGCAGAACTGCTTTGAGGTCACTTTCCACCTTTGATTCGTCGAGTTCCGGCCAGGCTTCCACATAGGGATCGTGGGTGAGCACTTTGGCAAATTCCTTGCGCAGGAACTCCACCAGGGTCTTGGAGGGTGAGTGTCTGGTGTCGCCAACGTTTTCCAGATAGGAAACACCCAGGACGGCGACGTTCACATCACGCAATTCCGGGATCACGGTCTTGATAATCTCGATGGTGTGGAGCGGCATGGTGTCGTTGATGTTCACGCCACGGATGGCCATTTCCAAAGTTCCCTCGAGGCCGAAGAGGGTTTGCATGGCCCAATTGGCGAGCACGGGGTCTTTGGTGAGGCAGTAGCCGCCGACGCCCAGACTGGGGCGCAACATATTGTCATGAGTGCCTTTGCGCTTCCGGATCGCATCGCGCACCTTGAAGATGTCAACGCCGATTTGTTCGGCGAAGCGGGCCCATTCCAGGGTGAGGGCGATGTTCACAGCGCGGTAGGTGTTTTCCATCGTTTTGGCCAGTTCGGAGGCGTTGGTGTTGTCAAGCTGGGTGAGGGGAAATTCCTCCACGTTCAGCACGTTGGACAAGAATTCGTGGCAGAGCTCGATGCTCTTTTGGTTCACACCGGAAAAGACGCGCCAGAAATCGCGGATGGAGGCGACGTATTTGGCTCCGGGCATCACGCGCTCGTAAGAATGCGCCACGAGGGGCGGATTGGCGACAATATCGATGCCGCGTTTGGTGAATTCCTCTTCCAGAATGGGCTTCACCACTTTTTCGCAGGTTCCGGGCGGAACGGTGGTTTCCACCAGCACCAGGCAGTCGGGGCGGATGTGCTGGCCCAGCGTGCGGATTCCTTCACGGAAGGCAAAGAGGTCGCAATAACCTTTCTCCGCCTCGCCGAAAGAGGGTTTGGTGGCATCAAGCTGGATGTCCACGACCACGATGTCAACGAGGCTGTAAACAGAATCTTCGCTGGTGGCGCGGAAGTTCTTCTTTTCCACCACGGTGCGGTGGAAAATTTGGGGAACCTCAGGATCGGATGAACTGACCGGCGGCACTCCGGAATTGATAACTGGCACTTTCCAGAACGAGCGTTTGGAGGCACGCTGATGCCCATGCACAAAGTAATAAGGATTGCCGTCCTTGTCGGTGGCGTCGGCCACCACGGTAGCCATCACGCAGCCTACAAAGCCCAGACCTTGCACGGCCACGATCTTACGGCCCAGCGCGCGCTGCTCCTCGGTAATTTTGACTAACAACTCGCGTTCGCGAGCGTTATCTTCTTCAGTGGGGATTGGATACTTGGTGCCGTCTGGCGCTTGTGAAAAGTTAAGCATATGTGAAGTTCTCCTTTATTCGATTATCGCATTGGCGTTCAAAAAAAACAGGGGCAAAGCATGTCAAGGCTTTTCGTTAAGGGCATGGCTGAATTCTCTCCGGAAGCTAAATCCAGACATGCCGGACAAATCAGATCTCATCCGCTGGCTGTGGTTGGCTGAATTCCTGGAAGGACGGTGCGGGATGGTGTTTTAGCCGGCTGAGGATCGAGATCACGAAGATTCCCGAAAGCAGGGTGGTAACGAAGTCCGACAGCGGCATCGCGAAGATCAGGCCGTCAAAGCCGAAGAATCTGTTCAGAAGCAGCAGCGCCGGAATGTAGGCCAGGCCCTGGCGCGAGATGGAAACGATGAAAGCAGGCAGGGCCTTGCCCATTGCCTGCAGGCTATTCATCATGATCATGCCAACCCCGGCGAAGGGAATGGCGTAAAGATAGGCCCCGATTACCTGGCTGCCGATTTCCACGGTCTGTTTGATGGGGGTGATCATGCTGATCAACTGCCGGGGGAAGAGGACAAAAAGGAGGGTGAAAACCACGCTGAGACTTAGATTGATTATCACAGCGGTGCTGATGGCCTTTTTCATGCGGGGATAGTTTCCGGCGCCATAGTTGAAGCCGATAAGCGCCTGCACGCCGATGGAAACCCCGATGAACACGAAAATGGGGATGGAAAACACCCGCGAAGCCACTCCCAGAGCGGCTACGGCGCTCACTCCGTAGGCAGAGGCAAGGTTGTAAGATATGGTGTTGCCGATGCCCATCATCACCTGGCTGAGTGAGGACGGGACGCCGATTAGCAAAATCTCGCGGTAAATCTCCCAGCGCAGGCGCAGGAACCTCAGAGCCGGTGCCGCAACCGCTTGTTTGGAAAGATAATACCTGATGAAATAGCACATGGCCAGACCCTGCCCGATCACCGTGGCAATGGCCGCGCCGGTGACCCCCATTTTAAATCCAAAGATAAAAATGGGGTCTAAGATTATATTGGTGACAGTACCGATTACCAGACCATACATGGCCTGGCGGGCGCCGCCTTCGCCGCGGACCAACTGCACCATGGTGAATTTCAGCATCACAAAGGGACTTCCGAGCAGAATCCAAAACATATACTGCCTGGCTGCCACTGCCGTTTCGCCGCTGGCGCCGGTGACCTTCAAAAACAGAGGGATGCAAAGAATGCCCACCACTCCCAAAACAATGGAAAGCACGAATGAGCTGAATACCGCAGTGGTAGTTGTTTCCCGGGCCTTCCGGAAGTCTTTTCTGCCCAGAAGCCGGGAGAGGTAGCTGGAGCCACCTACCCCGAATATCCCCGCGACCGCCATCTGCAAGGTGAAGAGCGGCAAAGAAATGGATACCGCCGCCACCAGGGCTTCATTGTGCAGCTTGCCGATGAAAAAGGTGTCCGTGAGGTTGTATAAAATATTCACCATCATGCTCAGCACGCTGGGCAGGGCCAGATGCAGTATCGCCCGGGCGATCGGCATTTCCTCCAAAACCTGGATGTTCTTTTTCTTCATTATCTCTTTTCAAATTCCTTCGCATGCGAAGTTTTTCAGCATGGGGATTCTGTCAACCTCTGCGGAATTAGCGGGTTGAAAAACGGGTGTGAGAACCGTTCGGCAGGGGAATTTGCCTTTGCTAAAGATAATCCGAGTTTTTATCTCGGCAAGAAAAACATTACTTGACACATATCATAAGGATGGAATAAATGCAGCCATGAGGTTGTGTGATGCGAGCGGCATCCCCTGCCTAAAAAGAAAAGGAGGCAAGATCATGCGCTCCAAGGTGTTTTGTTTGCTGCTGGTGATGGCTGCCATGGCCACGCTAGTCGCTGGAGAATTACCGGCAACATCATGTGGGGAAAGGGATACGGGGACCATTACAGGCGTTGTGCGCAATATTTTTAACCAACCCATCCAGGGGGCCGCCGTATCCTGCGGTACCGTGACCGCCGCCACCAACGCCTCCGGCATGTACAGCATGCAGATTGAGGCCGGGACTTACAGCGTGACAGCCAGCCACCCTGACCACCAGTCCGCGACTCAGGCTGGTGTGGTCGTTGTGGGTGGCCAGACCATCTATTGCAATTTCATCCTGCATTTCGATCCTTTTCCCTTTAGGTTTTATGACAGCTTTGAGGACCATGAGGATTTCGCGCTGGAATTCGCGCCCTGGACCTGCGTGGATGTTGATCTCTCCGAAACTTCCGGTATCAGCGGCGTCAACTGGCCCCATGCCGGAGAACCCCAGGCTTTCATCATTTTCAACCCCACAGCCACCATCCCTCCCCTTAGCGGGATCCAGGCCTATTCAGGCGACAAAATGGCTGCCAGTTTCCCTGCCACCCAGCCTCCCAGCTCGGATTGGCTGATCACCCCAGCCGTGAAGGGCATGGATTTCTGCCGGTTCCAGGCGCGCTCGCTGAACGCGGACAATGGTTTGGAACGTATCAAAGTGGGGGTATCAACCTTCGGAACCGTCCCCCAAAGCTTCGTTATCATCAGCGGAGCCCAAGCCCTGGAGGTTCCGGCGTCCTGGACCCAGTATATTTTTGATCTGTCCGGTTTCGAGGACGAGATAGTGTATGTTGGGATCCATCACTGCACCGACGGGGGATCGGCTTTGCTGGTGGATAGCTTCAACGCCGAAAACGTGCCGGTGGCGGATGACAGCCAAACCCCGGCCTTGACGGGGATTGAGGGCAATTTCCCCAACCCCTTCAACCCGGAGACCAATATCCGCTTCAGCCTTGCCCGGTCAGGGCCGGTGGAACTTGGTGTCTTCGATTTGAGGGGCCGAAAGCTGAAAACCCTGGTCAATTCTTACCTTCCCTCGGGACATCACACCACTGTCTGGAACGGGCTTGATGATGCCGGACGGCAGGTTTCCAGCGGTGTTTATCTATGTAAGCTGCGTGCCGGTGGACAGCGTTCCTGCCACAAGCTGGTATTGATGAAATAAGGCTCATGTTCAAATTGAGTGTGTGAGTTTACCCTCAGGGTTCCTTTTTGGTTGAGTACCTACACCCTCTTGATTTAATGGAGAGCCATAACCAGCTTATCCATAGCAATATCCTGCCAGCCAGGTCCTTAGCGCCCGAGTCCATCCCTCTCCCATGCCTCCCGTCCAGTCCTCGCATCAAATGCGGGCATCGTGCGGGAGGCGGATCAGGGCCACAGGACAGGGCCTTAACGGCCAGACCTTGTCGCTTCAATCCTTCGCGGGGTATCCATTACTGGAATGAAGGCAGTCCCACCCACTATATTTGAAAAATGAGCCTAAGTCCTTCTCACTTCACCAGTTTCTTATACTGTATGAACGAATACGGCAGCGGATAGAGCAGGCAGCCCAAAGCCAGCACCGTGGTAATGTTCTGGAACAGCGCGGAGCCTGTCAGGATGAGGCCTTTGAGGATCATGACGATTCCGCCTATCACGAACAGCCATCCTCCCAGGCGGTGGGTCCTTTCCCAGACCAGTTCATTGGCGATGGTCCAGGGCGTGCGGATGCCCACGAACATGTTTTTGGGCACTTTCGGCATCAGATTGCCAAAATAGAAGAGGAACAAGCCGATGAGGACCAGGATCAGCTTCACGCCGGGCACCTCGCCCCATTTGGCAACATACAGCGAGTAGAGGCTGATGGTGGAGAAACAGGCCAGGAGAGTGGTGGTGAGCGGAGGCAGGATCTTTTCGAACCGCCCGGCGTATTTATTGTACCAGGGGGAATACCAGTGCAGCAGATAGAGCATCAGAAACATCAGCACGTTCAATCCAATGCCCCAAAAGAGGCCTGTCGTGCGCCCCGTCCAGCCATCGATCTGGTTTAGATAGTTCCAGTGGATGGGAACCTTTGCCCCTTCCGGCAACTGGGTGGCGAACCAGAGCACGGCTGCCAGGTGCAGCACCAGGACCAGCAGCGCCCATTTGTACTTCTTCAGTCTATTCATCATTCACCTCTTTTTTTCTTATCAGATCCAGCACCCAACTGCCCAAATCCTCAAGCACCGTGGTGTTGAGGCTGTAAAAGACGAATTGCTTTTCCTTGCGTGTGGAAACGAGGTCCGCGTTGCGCAGCACCTTCAGATGCTCGCTGAGGGCTGGCAGGCTGATAGTGAAATGGCTTGCTATCTCGTTCACGGACATCGGCCCGCTGCGCCGCAGCAGGGAAAGGACTTCCCGCCGAGTGCGGTCCGCGATGGCCTTGTAGAATGAATCTGACATCGTTTCTCCCTTGTTTGGTGTTTAACTGAATACCTAATTAGTTAAAGTCCGAAATAAGTCAAGAACTTTCTGCGTTTTTGCTTGACAGATGCCGGGAATGTATCAAACAGGATACAGATGAGGATCACAACATGAGGAGTATATGATGAGAAGATTTGTCACTGTGTTGCTGGCACTTGCGGCAGTGGCAGGCCTTGCCGCCACGGATATCAGCGGTAGCTGGAACGGGATGCTGGACGTGGGCGGGCAGAAAATCCGCGTCGTTTTTCACATCATCACCACGGAGACTGGGCTGACCGCCACCATGGACAGTCCGGACCAGGGCGCTTTCGGCTTGCCCGTGGCCAGGACCGAATTCAAAGACCCCAAGCTGGAACTGGTGATGGATGTGCCTTCGATCACCTACTCCGGCGAACTGAAGGAAGGAATGATCGCGGGGACTTTCAAACAGGCCGGGATGGAATTTCCTCTGAACCTGCAGCGGGAAGCGCTGGAAAAACCTGTTTACATCAGGCCGCAGGAACCCAAGGAGCCTTTCGGATACAGGATCGAGGAAGTGCTCTTTTCCAATCCCAAAGCGGGGATCGAACTGGCCGGAACGCTCACCCTGCCACAGGGGGAAGGCGTTTTCCCTGTGGTGGTGCTGATCTCGGGCAGCGGTCCCCAGAACCGGGATGAAGAACTGATGGGGCACAAGCCGTTTTGGGTGATCGCCGACCACCTTACCCGCAACGGAATAGCTGTGTTGCGATACGACGACCGCGGAGTTGGCGGTTCCGGCGGAGAAGCTTCCACCGGAACCACTTACGATTTTGCCACCGACGCCCTGGCCGCGGTTAATTATCTGAAGTTCCGTCCAGAATTCAGTTTCATCGGGCTCGTGGGCCACAGCGAGGGTGGCATCATCGCCCCCATCGTCGCTTCTCAATCTGACGAGGTGGATTTCATCGTGATGTTGGCTGGAACAGGCATCCGAGGCGATAAGCTTTTGCAGGCGCAGGGAGAATTGATCGCCCAAGCATCAGGGATGGAGAAAGAGGAGGTCAACCGGACCATGGAGGTGAACGCCGGGGCCTTCAGGCTGGCCCTGCAGGCGCAGGACCTGGCAAGCTTTGAAACGGAGCTTCGCGCCTACCTGAAGGAAAAGATGGATGACGGCACGATCAAAATCCCGGAAGGCATCACTTACGATGAACTATTCAGGATGCAGATGGACAGCGTGGCCAATCCCTGGATGTATGAATTCATCAGGCTTGACCCTGCCCAGTGGCTGAAAAAAGTCACCTGCCCAGTGCTCGCTTTGAATGGCAGCAAAGACCTTCAGGTGCCGGCCAAACAAAATTTCCCCGCCATCAGCGAAGCGCTGGAAGAAGCCGGCAACAAAGACTACACCCTGCGTGAATACCCAGGCCTGAACCACCTTTTCCAGGAATGCGAAACCGGCCATCCGGACGAATATGCCAGGATAGAGCAGACTTTTGCGCCGGTGGTGCTGGATGAAATGACCGCCTGGATCAAGGCCAGAACGATTCAGAAATAGCCTTCAATTCAGTTCAAGCCAATAGATGCGGCTGCGTTCCCCGAAGAGGTTGTAACCATCCTCCATCCTGGACCAGCCGTACTTTTCATAATAGCCATCGTGGTCGGTGGTTAGGTATAGGGTGCCGTAACCCATTCTTTTTGCCTCCCTTGCGCCATGTTCCAGTAGCGTGGCGCCCAAAGCCCGTCCCCGGTAATCAGGTTCCACATAGAGGCAGGCCAGCCAGGGCCAGAGGTCCTGTCGGCTGATCAGATCGTTGGTGAGCAGCGCGCAACAGCCTGCCACCCGCTCTCCATCGAGCATTAGATAGAAGCTGGGCAACGCGTTTCCTGAAAGGGAAGAGTGTAGCACGGCATCGAGGTAGAAAGCCAGGTTTTGAGGCCGGCCCCAGATGCCGTGGATGTAACGGGCAGCGGATTCGGGGCCCGATCTGTGATCGCGAACGTTGATTATTTCCATCATTTCCTTGCTTGGCATTGTTTTGTCATACTTATCCAGACAGGCAGTAAGTTTGTTAGGTTGAGGTTACATCCACACTGCCAGATCAGTCAAGTCATTTCTCAGGAAAACTGCCCGGCTCAATGCAGGAAACGCAGAAATCCGGTTGATGAATATTCATAAGTGCGCCTGATCCGCATTATTTACACAATGTTACGTGTCTCTCATTTATCAGTTGACAAATATCGCATCTGGAATTGATTGCGCGAATGTATAATCTTGGCGGATTGGTTTGCCATCTGCCACCGTGCAAGAATTTCAAGTCAGAAGCAATCAAGCATATAGGAGTATCGTATGCACAACAAGTTCAAAGGTAAGGTGTTGCTGCTGCTAGCGCTCACCCTGACATTCGCCTTGGCCCTGTCTGCCCAGACCCGGCAGGTGGAGCTGAGCCCCACTACAAACCAAGCTCTGCTTAGAAACAACAGCGACCTCGGTTTTGACGTCAACTACAGCGTTGGCGAACTGAAGATCATTGAAGTCCAGACCAAGGAAGGCACGTTTGACGAGCTTTCCATCGAAGGGTGGGGCTTCAGCAACGAAGTGGGCGAGCCC harbors:
- a CDS encoding winged helix-turn-helix transcriptional regulator, producing the protein MSDSFYKAIADRTRREVLSLLRRSGPMSVNEIASHFTISLPALSEHLKVLRNADLVSTRKEKQFVFYSLNTTVLEDLGSWVLDLIRKKEVNDE
- a CDS encoding GNAT family N-acetyltransferase, coding for MPSKEMMEIINVRDHRSGPESAARYIHGIWGRPQNLAFYLDAVLHSSLSGNALPSFYLMLDGERVAGCCALLTNDLISRQDLWPWLACLYVEPDYRGRALGATLLEHGAREAKRMGYGTLYLTTDHDGYYEKYGWSRMEDGYNLFGERSRIYWLELN
- a CDS encoding SdpI family protein, yielding MNRLKKYKWALLVLVLHLAAVLWFATQLPEGAKVPIHWNYLNQIDGWTGRTTGLFWGIGLNVLMFLMLYLLHWYSPWYNKYAGRFEKILPPLTTTLLACFSTISLYSLYVAKWGEVPGVKLILVLIGLFLFYFGNLMPKVPKNMFVGIRTPWTIANELVWERTHRLGGWLFVIGGIVMILKGLILTGSALFQNITTVLALGCLLYPLPYSFIQYKKLVK
- a CDS encoding alpha/beta hydrolase produces the protein MRRFVTVLLALAAVAGLAATDISGSWNGMLDVGGQKIRVVFHIITTETGLTATMDSPDQGAFGLPVARTEFKDPKLELVMDVPSITYSGELKEGMIAGTFKQAGMEFPLNLQREALEKPVYIRPQEPKEPFGYRIEEVLFSNPKAGIELAGTLTLPQGEGVFPVVVLISGSGPQNRDEELMGHKPFWVIADHLTRNGIAVLRYDDRGVGGSGGEASTGTTYDFATDALAAVNYLKFRPEFSFIGLVGHSEGGIIAPIVASQSDEVDFIVMLAGTGIRGDKLLQAQGELIAQASGMEKEEVNRTMEVNAGAFRLALQAQDLASFETELRAYLKEKMDDGTIKIPEGITYDELFRMQMDSVANPWMYEFIRLDPAQWLKKVTCPVLALNGSKDLQVPAKQNFPAISEALEEAGNKDYTLREYPGLNHLFQECETGHPDEYARIEQTFAPVVLDEMTAWIKARTIQK
- a CDS encoding T9SS type A sorting domain-containing protein; this encodes MRSKVFCLLLVMAAMATLVAGELPATSCGERDTGTITGVVRNIFNQPIQGAAVSCGTVTAATNASGMYSMQIEAGTYSVTASHPDHQSATQAGVVVVGGQTIYCNFILHFDPFPFRFYDSFEDHEDFALEFAPWTCVDVDLSETSGISGVNWPHAGEPQAFIIFNPTATIPPLSGIQAYSGDKMAASFPATQPPSSDWLITPAVKGMDFCRFQARSLNADNGLERIKVGVSTFGTVPQSFVIISGAQALEVPASWTQYIFDLSGFEDEIVYVGIHHCTDGGSALLVDSFNAENVPVADDSQTPALTGIEGNFPNPFNPETNIRFSLARSGPVELGVFDLRGRKLKTLVNSYLPSGHHTTVWNGLDDAGRQVSSGVYLCKLRAGGQRSCHKLVLMK
- a CDS encoding nucleotide sugar dehydrogenase; amino-acid sequence: MLNFSQAPDGTKYPIPTEEDNARERELLVKITEEQRALGRKIVAVQGLGFVGCVMATVVADATDKDGNPYYFVHGHQRASKRSFWKVPVINSGVPPVSSSDPEVPQIFHRTVVEKKNFRATSEDSVYSLVDIVVVDIQLDATKPSFGEAEKGYCDLFAFREGIRTLGQHIRPDCLVLVETTVPPGTCEKVVKPILEEEFTKRGIDIVANPPLVAHSYERVMPGAKYVASIRDFWRVFSGVNQKSIELCHEFLSNVLNVEEFPLTQLDNTNASELAKTMENTYRAVNIALTLEWARFAEQIGVDIFKVRDAIRKRKGTHDNMLRPSLGVGGYCLTKDPVLANWAMQTLFGLEGTLEMAIRGVNINDTMPLHTIEIIKTVIPELRDVNVAVLGVSYLENVGDTRHSPSKTLVEFLRKEFAKVLTHDPYVEAWPELDESKVESDLKAVLPGADVVVFAVGHDQYKDLSPAEVLAICGTKPLIVDCSNFLSDEKIAECKRLGCQVRGVGKGHIV
- a CDS encoding MATE family efflux transporter, with product MKKKNIQVLEEMPIARAILHLALPSVLSMMVNILYNLTDTFFIGKLHNEALVAAVSISLPLFTLQMAVAGIFGVGGSSYLSRLLGRKDFRKARETTTTAVFSSFVLSIVLGVVGILCIPLFLKVTGASGETAVAARQYMFWILLGSPFVMLKFTMVQLVRGEGGARQAMYGLVIGTVTNIILDPIFIFGFKMGVTGAAIATVIGQGLAMCYFIRYYLSKQAVAAPALRFLRLRWEIYREILLIGVPSSLSQVMMGIGNTISYNLASAYGVSAVAALGVASRVFSIPIFVFIGVSIGVQALIGFNYGAGNYPRMKKAISTAVIINLSLSVVFTLLFVLFPRQLISMITPIKQTVEIGSQVIGAYLYAIPFAGVGMIMMNSLQAMGKALPAFIVSISRQGLAYIPALLLLNRFFGFDGLIFAMPLSDFVTTLLSGIFVISILSRLKHHPAPSFQEFSQPQPADEI